The following proteins are encoded in a genomic region of Gossypium hirsutum isolate 1008001.06 chromosome D05, Gossypium_hirsutum_v2.1, whole genome shotgun sequence:
- the LOC107907374 gene encoding galacturonokinase, giving the protein MGAMSWPTQDELHEIRKIVSEMAGKGTEDVRVVVSPYRICPLGAHVDHQGGIVSAMTINKGILLGFVPSGSTEVALRSGQFKGEVRFRVNENHKPRQTISKGEEINADKSSPSPDEFEWGIYARGALYALQSRGNHLAQGIIGYICGSEGLDSSGLSSSAAVGIAYLLALETANGLTVSPRENIEYDRVIENEYLGLRNGILDQSAILLSSQGCLTYMNCKTTEHKLIRPPMFLEDQEAEPQKGYKILLAFSGLRQALTNNPGYNSRVAECQEAAKVLLNASGNKEVEPFLCNVKPEVYEAHKFKLEPNLAKRAEHYFSENMRVRKGLEAWVSGDLRAFGELMTASGLSSIKNYECGCEPLFQLYEVLLRAPGVFGARFSGAGFRGCCVALVDAARATEAAKFVRVEYPKLQPVFASQLSHGTAVLICEAGDCARIF; this is encoded by the exons ATGGGTGCAATGTCTTGGCCTACTCAGGACGAG TTACATGAAATCAGAAAGATAGTGTCTGAAATGGCAGGAAAAGGTACAGAAGACGTTCGAGTTGTTGTATCTCCTTACAGGATTTGTCCATTGGGAGCTCATGTCGATCATCAG GGTGGAATTGTTTCTGCTATGACAATTAATAAGGGAATACTATTGGGATTTGTTCCTTCTGGTAGCACTGAG GTTGCATTACGCTCAGGTCAATTTAAAGGAGAAGTTAGGTTCAG AGTTAATGAAAACCATAAACCAAGACAGACCATTAGCAAGGGTGAAGAGATTAACGCAGATAAATCTTCTCCGTCACCAGATGAATTTGAATGGGGTATTTATGCTAGAGGAGCCTTGTATGCATTACAAAGTAGAGGGAACCATCTTGCTCAG GGAATCATTGGCTACATCTGCGGATCTGAGGGTCTGGACAGTTCAGGCCTTAGCTCTTCAGCTGCT GTTGGCATAGCTTACCTGCTGGCTTTGGAAACTGCAAATGGTTTAACTGTATCTCCCAGAGAAAATATTGAATATGACAG GGTGATTGAAAATGAGTATTTAGGTCTGAGAAATGGCATACTGGATCAATCAGCCATACTGCTTTCAAGCCAGGGTTGTCTAACTTACATGAACTGCAAA ACTACTGAGCACAAGCTTATACGCCCTCCAATGTTTCTGGAGGATCAAGAAGCTGAACCACAGAAAGGCTACAAAATATTACTGGCATTTTCAGGACTTAGGCAAGCTTTGACCAACAATCCTGGATACAATTCTCGAGTTGCTGAATGTCAAGAAGCTGCCAAAGTTCTTCTGAA TGCTTCTGGAAATAAAGAAGTGGAGCCCTTCCTCTGCAATG TTAAACCAGAAGTTTACGAAGCGCACAAG TTCAAACTGGAACCAAATCTAGCCAAAAGAGCAGAGCATTACTTTTCAGAGAATATGCGGGTTAGAAAAG GATTAGAGGCTTGGGTTTCAGGAGATTTGAGAGCCTTTGGAGAGCTAATGACAGCTTCTGGTCTAAGTTCTATTAAAAACTATGAATGTG GGTGTGAGCCACTATTTCAACTATACGAGGTCCTATTGAGGGCACCAGGCGTCTTTGGAGCTCGGTTCAGTGGAGCTGGATTCAGAGGCTGCTGTGTTGCATTGGTAGATGCAGCTCGTGCAACGGAAGCAGCAAAATTTGTGAGGGTAGAATATCCAAAGCTTCAGCCAGTGTTCGCTAGCCAATTGAGCCATGGCACTGCTGTTTTGATTTGTGAAGCTGGTGACTGCGCCCgtattttctga
- the LOC107907372 gene encoding pre-mRNA-processing factor 17 isoform X1: MDSLQIYADNSDEEDLSHQPSTLSADSSPPRLIPSKSAAPKVDDTMLALTAAEARQAQSRPIDPTQHVVAFNPTYDQLWAPTYGPAHPYAKDGIAQGMRNHKLGFVEDASIDSFVFDEQYNTFHKYGYAADPSGSNYIGDLDALQKNDAISVYNIPQHEQKKRKIEREKDEDEVDPTEIDNPATDVWLMKNKRSPWAGKKEGVQTELTEEQKKYAEEYAKKKEEKGHKGEKGEHVVDKTTFHGKEERDYQGRSWIAPPKDAKATNDHCYIPKRLVHTWSGHTKGVSAIRFFPKYGHLILSAGMDTKVKIWDVFNSGKCMRTYMGHSKAVRDISFCNDGTKFLTAGYDKNIKYWDTETGQVISTFSTGKVPYVVKLNPDEDKQNILLAGMSDKKIVQWDINTGQITQEYDQHLGAVNTITFVDNNRRFVTSSDDKSLRVWEFGIPVVIKYISEPHMHSMPSISLHPNTNWLAAQSLDNQILIYSTRERFQLNKKKRFAGHIVAGYACQVNFSPDGRFVMSGDGEGKCWFWDWKSCKVFRTLKCHEGVCIGCEWHPLEQSKVATCGWDGLIKYWD; encoded by the exons ATGGATAGTCTCCAAATATACGCAGATAATAGTGATGAGGAAGACCTAAGTCACCAGCCATCTACTCTGTCTGCAGACTCTTCACCTCCACGGCTCATCCCCTCCAAATCTGCAGCACCAAAGGTTGATGACACAATGCTTGCCCTAACTGCAGCAGAAGCACGCCAAGCCCAATCAAGGCCCATTGATCCAACCCAGCATGTTGTTGCCTTCAATCCAACCTATGACCAACTCTGGGCTCCTACCTATGGCCCAGCTCATCCATATGCTAAGGATGGCATTGCCCAGGGCATGCGCAACCACAAGCTGGGATTTGTTGAGGATGCCTCCATCGACTCTTTTGTTTTTGATGAGCAATACAACACCTTCCACAAATATGGTTATGCGGCCGACCCTTCAGGAAGCAACTATATTGGTGATTTGGATGCTTTACAGAAGAATGATGCCATTTCAGTCTATAACATCCCACAACATGAGCAAAAGAAGCGAAAAATTGAGAGGGAGAAGGATGAGGATGAGGTTGATCCAACGGAGATCGATAATCCAGCTACTGATGTTTGGTTGATGAAGAATAAAAGGAGTCCTTGGGCAGGTAAAAAAGAGGGGGTGCAAACAGAGTTGACAGAGGAGCAAAAGAAGTATGCAGAGGAGTAtgcaaagaagaaagaagagaaaggccATAAAGGTGAGAAAGGCGAGCACGTGGTGGATAAGACTACCTTTCATGGCAAAGAGGAGCGAGACTACCAAGGAAGGTCTTGGATTGCACCTCCTAAGGATGCAAAAGCAACGAATGATCATTGTTATATACCAAAGAGATTAGTACACACTTGGAGTGGGCACACAAAAGGTGTTTCAGCTATTCGGTTCTTCCCCAAATATGGGCACTTAATTCTCTCTGCAGGGATGGATACTAAAGTGAAGATATGGGATGTGTTTAATTCAGGAAAGTGTATGAGGACATACATGGGTCATTCTAAGGCAGTAAGagatatttcattttgtaatgatGGCACTAAATTTTTGACTGCTGGATATGACAAGAACATCAAGTACTGGGATACTGAAACCGGGCAGGTTATTTCTACTTTCTCAACTGGGAAGGTTCCGTATGTAGTTAAGCTTAACCCTGATGAAGATAAGCAGAATATTCTTTTAGCGGGTATGAGTGATAAGAAGATTGTTCAGTGGGATATTAATACCGGACAAATTACACAAGAGTATGATCAGCATTTGGGGGCAGTGAATACCATTACATTTGTGGATAACAACCGGAGATTCGTTACATCAAGTGATGACAAATCACTTCGAGTGTGGGAATTCGGAATTCCTGTTGTTATCAAGTATATAAGTGAGCCTCACATGCATTCTATGCCATCTATTTCGCTTCACCCCAACACAAATTGGCTTGCAGCTCAAAGTTTGGATAACCAAATTCTTATTTACAGTACCAGAGAAAGATTTCAGCTTAATAAGAAAAAAAGGTTTGCTGGGCACATTGTGGCCGGCTATGCTTGCCAAGTCAACTTTTCACCAGATGGACGCTTTGTTATGTCTGGAGATGGAGAGGGTAAGTGCTGGTTCTGGGACTGGAAGAGCTGCAAAGTTTTTAGGACTCTCAAGTGCCACGAGGGAGTTTGCATTGGGTGTGAGTGGCATCCTTTGGAGCAAAGTAAAGTTGCTACTTGTGGCTGGGATGGCTTGATTAAGTACTG GGACTAA
- the LOC107907372 gene encoding pre-mRNA-processing factor 17 isoform X2: protein MDSLQIYADNSDEEDLSHQPSTLSADSSPPRLIPSKSAAPKVDDTMLALTAAEARQAQSRPIDPTQHVVAFNPTYDQLWAPTYGPAHPYAKDGIAQGMRNHKLGFVEDASIDSFVFDEQYNTFHKYGYAADPSGSNYIGDLDALQKNDAISVYNIPQHEQKKRKIEREKDEDEVDPTEIDNPATDVWLMKNKRSPWAGKKEGVQTELTEEQKKYAEEYAKKKEEKGHKGEKGEHVVDKTTFHGKEERDYQGRSWIAPPKDAKATNDHCYIPKRLVHTWSGHTKGVSAIRFFPKYGHLILSAGMDTKVKIWDVFNSGKCMRTYMGHSKAVRDISFCNDGTKFLTAGYDKNIKYWDTETGQVISTFSTGKVPYVVKLNPDEDKQNILLAGMSDKKIVQWDINTGQITQEYDQHLGAVNTITFVDNNRRFVTSSDDKSLRVWEFGIPVVIKYISEPHMHSMPSISLHPNTNWLAAQSLDNQILIYSTRERFQLNKKKRFAGHIVAGYACQVNFSPDGRFVMSGDGEGKCWFWDWKSCKVFRTLKCHEGVCIGCEWHPLEQSKVATCGWDGLIKYW, encoded by the coding sequence ATGGATAGTCTCCAAATATACGCAGATAATAGTGATGAGGAAGACCTAAGTCACCAGCCATCTACTCTGTCTGCAGACTCTTCACCTCCACGGCTCATCCCCTCCAAATCTGCAGCACCAAAGGTTGATGACACAATGCTTGCCCTAACTGCAGCAGAAGCACGCCAAGCCCAATCAAGGCCCATTGATCCAACCCAGCATGTTGTTGCCTTCAATCCAACCTATGACCAACTCTGGGCTCCTACCTATGGCCCAGCTCATCCATATGCTAAGGATGGCATTGCCCAGGGCATGCGCAACCACAAGCTGGGATTTGTTGAGGATGCCTCCATCGACTCTTTTGTTTTTGATGAGCAATACAACACCTTCCACAAATATGGTTATGCGGCCGACCCTTCAGGAAGCAACTATATTGGTGATTTGGATGCTTTACAGAAGAATGATGCCATTTCAGTCTATAACATCCCACAACATGAGCAAAAGAAGCGAAAAATTGAGAGGGAGAAGGATGAGGATGAGGTTGATCCAACGGAGATCGATAATCCAGCTACTGATGTTTGGTTGATGAAGAATAAAAGGAGTCCTTGGGCAGGTAAAAAAGAGGGGGTGCAAACAGAGTTGACAGAGGAGCAAAAGAAGTATGCAGAGGAGTAtgcaaagaagaaagaagagaaaggccATAAAGGTGAGAAAGGCGAGCACGTGGTGGATAAGACTACCTTTCATGGCAAAGAGGAGCGAGACTACCAAGGAAGGTCTTGGATTGCACCTCCTAAGGATGCAAAAGCAACGAATGATCATTGTTATATACCAAAGAGATTAGTACACACTTGGAGTGGGCACACAAAAGGTGTTTCAGCTATTCGGTTCTTCCCCAAATATGGGCACTTAATTCTCTCTGCAGGGATGGATACTAAAGTGAAGATATGGGATGTGTTTAATTCAGGAAAGTGTATGAGGACATACATGGGTCATTCTAAGGCAGTAAGagatatttcattttgtaatgatGGCACTAAATTTTTGACTGCTGGATATGACAAGAACATCAAGTACTGGGATACTGAAACCGGGCAGGTTATTTCTACTTTCTCAACTGGGAAGGTTCCGTATGTAGTTAAGCTTAACCCTGATGAAGATAAGCAGAATATTCTTTTAGCGGGTATGAGTGATAAGAAGATTGTTCAGTGGGATATTAATACCGGACAAATTACACAAGAGTATGATCAGCATTTGGGGGCAGTGAATACCATTACATTTGTGGATAACAACCGGAGATTCGTTACATCAAGTGATGACAAATCACTTCGAGTGTGGGAATTCGGAATTCCTGTTGTTATCAAGTATATAAGTGAGCCTCACATGCATTCTATGCCATCTATTTCGCTTCACCCCAACACAAATTGGCTTGCAGCTCAAAGTTTGGATAACCAAATTCTTATTTACAGTACCAGAGAAAGATTTCAGCTTAATAAGAAAAAAAGGTTTGCTGGGCACATTGTGGCCGGCTATGCTTGCCAAGTCAACTTTTCACCAGATGGACGCTTTGTTATGTCTGGAGATGGAGAGGGTAAGTGCTGGTTCTGGGACTGGAAGAGCTGCAAAGTTTTTAGGACTCTCAAGTGCCACGAGGGAGTTTGCATTGGGTGTGAGTGGCATCCTTTGGAGCAAAGTAAAGTTGCTACTTGTGGCTGGGATGGCTTGATTAAGTACTGGTGA
- the LOC107907370 gene encoding transcription factor bHLH35 isoform X2, which translates to MLWMENMENVSEEYNQNIWEPNYVFENEEYSWAMDELYDNDCSSSPDGATASASLSNSNNILSERNRRKKLNQRLFALRALVPNITKMDKASIIKDAIDYIQQLQEQEATLQADIMELENNNNNNPKNHDLPMLLTSKNTSVFDSPIQLLQLNVTPMGDNTLLVSITCTKRADTVLKLCQLFESLNLKIITANLTVVSANLFNTLFIRADEKEKEELKMQIQTAIAAFNGPQTPPITI; encoded by the exons ATGCTCTGGATGGAGAATATGGAGAATGTTAGTGAGGAGTACAACCAAAATATCTGGGAGCCAAACTATGTGTTTGAAAACGAAGAATATAG TTGGGCAATGGATGAATTGTATGATAATGATTGTTCAAGTTCTCCGGATGGAGCAACCGCTTCTGCCTCTCTCTCCAACTCTAACAACATCCTTTCCGAGCGAAACCGAAGAAAGAAGCTTAACCAACGCCTCTTTGCTCTCAGAGCTCTTGTTCCTAATATTACCAAG ATGGACAAGGCTTCCATCATCAAAGATGCCATTGACTACATCCAGCAACTCCAAGAACAGGAGGCAACACTCCAGGCCGATATTATGGAGTTGgagaataacaacaataataatccAAAGAACCACGACCTACCAATGCTTCTAACATCCAAGAACACCAGCGTTTTCgattcccctatccaacttcttCAA CTCAACGTGACGCCCATGGGAGACAACACACTACTGGTCAGCATTACATGCACGAAAAGGGCAGACACCGTGCTTAAACTCTGTCAACTTTTCGAATCATTGAACCTCAAGATTATTACAGCCAACCTCACTGTTGTCTCTGCCAATCTCTTTAACACGCTGTTTATTCGG GCTGATGAAAAGGAGAAAGAAGAGTTAAAAATGCAGATCCAAACAGCCATTGCAGCTTTTAATGGTCCACAAACTCCTCCTATCACCATCTAA
- the LOC107907370 gene encoding transcription factor bHLH35 isoform X1 — protein MLWMENMENVSEEYNQNIWEPNYVFENEEYSSWAMDELYDNDCSSSPDGATASASLSNSNNILSERNRRKKLNQRLFALRALVPNITKMDKASIIKDAIDYIQQLQEQEATLQADIMELENNNNNNPKNHDLPMLLTSKNTSVFDSPIQLLQLNVTPMGDNTLLVSITCTKRADTVLKLCQLFESLNLKIITANLTVVSANLFNTLFIRADEKEKEELKMQIQTAIAAFNGPQTPPITI, from the exons ATGCTCTGGATGGAGAATATGGAGAATGTTAGTGAGGAGTACAACCAAAATATCTGGGAGCCAAACTATGTGTTTGAAAACGAAGAATATAG CAGTTGGGCAATGGATGAATTGTATGATAATGATTGTTCAAGTTCTCCGGATGGAGCAACCGCTTCTGCCTCTCTCTCCAACTCTAACAACATCCTTTCCGAGCGAAACCGAAGAAAGAAGCTTAACCAACGCCTCTTTGCTCTCAGAGCTCTTGTTCCTAATATTACCAAG ATGGACAAGGCTTCCATCATCAAAGATGCCATTGACTACATCCAGCAACTCCAAGAACAGGAGGCAACACTCCAGGCCGATATTATGGAGTTGgagaataacaacaataataatccAAAGAACCACGACCTACCAATGCTTCTAACATCCAAGAACACCAGCGTTTTCgattcccctatccaacttcttCAA CTCAACGTGACGCCCATGGGAGACAACACACTACTGGTCAGCATTACATGCACGAAAAGGGCAGACACCGTGCTTAAACTCTGTCAACTTTTCGAATCATTGAACCTCAAGATTATTACAGCCAACCTCACTGTTGTCTCTGCCAATCTCTTTAACACGCTGTTTATTCGG GCTGATGAAAAGGAGAAAGAAGAGTTAAAAATGCAGATCCAAACAGCCATTGCAGCTTTTAATGGTCCACAAACTCCTCCTATCACCATCTAA
- the LOC107907370 gene encoding transcription factor bHLH35 isoform X4 has protein sequence MLVRSTTKISGSQTMCLKTKNIGSWAMDELYDNDCSSSPDGATASASLSNSNNILSERNRRKKLNQRLFALRALVPNITKMDKASIIKDAIDYIQQLQEQEATLQADIMELENNNNNNPKNHDLPMLLTSKNTSVFDSPIQLLQLNVTPMGDNTLLVSITCTKRADTVLKLCQLFESLNLKIITANLTVVSANLFNTLFIRADEKEKEELKMQIQTAIAAFNGPQTPPITI, from the exons ATGTTAGTGAGGAGTACAACCAAAATATCTGGGAGCCAAACTATGTGTTTGAAAACGAAGAATATAGGTAG TTGGGCAATGGATGAATTGTATGATAATGATTGTTCAAGTTCTCCGGATGGAGCAACCGCTTCTGCCTCTCTCTCCAACTCTAACAACATCCTTTCCGAGCGAAACCGAAGAAAGAAGCTTAACCAACGCCTCTTTGCTCTCAGAGCTCTTGTTCCTAATATTACCAAG ATGGACAAGGCTTCCATCATCAAAGATGCCATTGACTACATCCAGCAACTCCAAGAACAGGAGGCAACACTCCAGGCCGATATTATGGAGTTGgagaataacaacaataataatccAAAGAACCACGACCTACCAATGCTTCTAACATCCAAGAACACCAGCGTTTTCgattcccctatccaacttcttCAA CTCAACGTGACGCCCATGGGAGACAACACACTACTGGTCAGCATTACATGCACGAAAAGGGCAGACACCGTGCTTAAACTCTGTCAACTTTTCGAATCATTGAACCTCAAGATTATTACAGCCAACCTCACTGTTGTCTCTGCCAATCTCTTTAACACGCTGTTTATTCGG GCTGATGAAAAGGAGAAAGAAGAGTTAAAAATGCAGATCCAAACAGCCATTGCAGCTTTTAATGGTCCACAAACTCCTCCTATCACCATCTAA
- the LOC107907370 gene encoding transcription factor bHLH35 isoform X3 — MLVRSTTKISGSQTMCLKTKNIGSSWAMDELYDNDCSSSPDGATASASLSNSNNILSERNRRKKLNQRLFALRALVPNITKMDKASIIKDAIDYIQQLQEQEATLQADIMELENNNNNNPKNHDLPMLLTSKNTSVFDSPIQLLQLNVTPMGDNTLLVSITCTKRADTVLKLCQLFESLNLKIITANLTVVSANLFNTLFIRADEKEKEELKMQIQTAIAAFNGPQTPPITI; from the exons ATGTTAGTGAGGAGTACAACCAAAATATCTGGGAGCCAAACTATGTGTTTGAAAACGAAGAATATAGGTAG CAGTTGGGCAATGGATGAATTGTATGATAATGATTGTTCAAGTTCTCCGGATGGAGCAACCGCTTCTGCCTCTCTCTCCAACTCTAACAACATCCTTTCCGAGCGAAACCGAAGAAAGAAGCTTAACCAACGCCTCTTTGCTCTCAGAGCTCTTGTTCCTAATATTACCAAG ATGGACAAGGCTTCCATCATCAAAGATGCCATTGACTACATCCAGCAACTCCAAGAACAGGAGGCAACACTCCAGGCCGATATTATGGAGTTGgagaataacaacaataataatccAAAGAACCACGACCTACCAATGCTTCTAACATCCAAGAACACCAGCGTTTTCgattcccctatccaacttcttCAA CTCAACGTGACGCCCATGGGAGACAACACACTACTGGTCAGCATTACATGCACGAAAAGGGCAGACACCGTGCTTAAACTCTGTCAACTTTTCGAATCATTGAACCTCAAGATTATTACAGCCAACCTCACTGTTGTCTCTGCCAATCTCTTTAACACGCTGTTTATTCGG GCTGATGAAAAGGAGAAAGAAGAGTTAAAAATGCAGATCCAAACAGCCATTGCAGCTTTTAATGGTCCACAAACTCCTCCTATCACCATCTAA
- the LOC107907369 gene encoding RNA-binding KH domain-containing protein PEPPER isoform X2, with protein MEIANATENGSAKTQPPTTTAQNPSEAASLNPAIEKWPGWPGHCVFRLIVPVLKVGSIIGRKGELIKKMCEETRARIRVLDGALGTADRIVLVSGKEEPEALLSPAMDAALRVFKRISGLPDNERDAKAAGAAFCSIRLLVAYTQAINLIGKQGSVIKSLQESTGASVRVLPADELPSYAAAYERIVELQGEALKVLKALEEVVGHLRKFLVDHSVLPLFEKTDLQAETRAEKLSLLTASQSGIGIDLPVTARGDSLFLEHETQLESRIPSSGISFYTQDPTLSAIYSSSGLVRSVVPIVTQIAQTMQIPFSYAEDIIGIGGANIAHIRRTSGAVITVQESRGMSDEITVEIKGTSTQVQLAQQLIQEFMSNHKDPVTSGDYRDSSYRSSYSQMGSTSSLSTQPYGGYGGSSSNVGGYPTFRL; from the exons ATGGAAATTGCAAACGCCACGGAGAACGGTTCGGCCAAGACTCAGCCTCCCACCACCACCGCCCAAAACCCTTCAGAAGCAGCTTCCCTTAATCCTGCAATAGAGAAGTGGCCCGGATGGCCAGGCCACTGCGTGTTTCGGCTGATTGTGCCAGTTTTGAAAGTGGGGAGCATAATTGGCCGCAAAGGGGAGCTCATTAAGAAGATGTGCGAGGAAACCCGCGCTCGCATCCGCGTCCTTGATGGTGCTCTTGGCACTGCTGATCGCATT GTGCTAGTATCAGGGAAGGAAGAACCAGAGGCACTTCTTTCCCCTGCGATGGATGCTGCTCTAAGAGTTTTCAAACGCATCTCTGGGTTACCTGATAACGAAAGGGATGCTAAAGCAGCTGGAGCTGCATTTTGTTCAATCCGTTTGCTGGTAGCATATACACaagcaattaatttaattggaaAACAGGGCTCTGTAATTAAGTCATTACAAGAGAGCACAGGTGCATCTGTGAGGGTGTTGCCAGCAG ATGAATTGCCATCTTATGCGGCAGCATATGAGAGGATTGTGGAGTTGCAGGGAGAAGCCCTGAAGGTTCTTAAAGCTCTTGAAGAAGTGGTGGGGCACCTGAGAAAATTTTTGGTTGATCACAGTGTTCTTCCTCTTTTTGAAAAAACG GATCTTCAAGCAGAGACTCGGGCTGAAAAGTTGTCTCTGCTTACGGCTTCTCAAAGTGGAATTGGTATCGATCTTCCTGTTACAGCAAGAGGGGATTCTTTGTTCCTTGAACATGAAACACAGTTGGAGTCACGAATTCCATCTTCTGGAATTTCTTTCTATACACAGGATCCCACGCTTTCGGCAATATATTCTTCTTCTGGACTTGTTCGATCTGTTGTTCCTATTGTCACACAG ATTGCTCAAACAATGCAAATACCATTTTCTTATGCCGAGGACATCATTGGGATAGGAGGAGCTAATATTGCACATATTCGCCGCACTAGTGGAGCTGTCATAACTGTGCAAGAGAGTAGGGGCATGTCTGATGAAATAACTGTGgaaattaaaggtacctcaacACAGGTTCAATTGGCTCAACAACTGATTCAG GAATTTATGAGCAATCACAAAGATCCGGTAACAAGCGGCGACTATAGAGACTCAAGTTATAGGTCCTCGTACTCTCAGATGGGGAGCACATCTTCACTATCAACACAACCCTATGGCGGATATGGGGGATCTTCTTCAAATGTAGGTGGCTACCCTACTTTTAGGCTTTAA
- the LOC107907369 gene encoding RNA-binding KH domain-containing protein PEPPER isoform X1, whose product MEIANATENGSAKTQPPTTTAQNPSEAASLNPAIEKWPGWPGHCVFRLIVPVLKVGSIIGRKGELIKKMCEETRARIRVLDGALGTADRIVLVSGKEEPEALLSPAMDAALRVFKRISGLPDNERDAKAAGAAFCSIRLLVAYTQAINLIGKQGSVIKSLQESTGASVRVLPAADELPSYAAAYERIVELQGEALKVLKALEEVVGHLRKFLVDHSVLPLFEKTDLQAETRAEKLSLLTASQSGIGIDLPVTARGDSLFLEHETQLESRIPSSGISFYTQDPTLSAIYSSSGLVRSVVPIVTQIAQTMQIPFSYAEDIIGIGGANIAHIRRTSGAVITVQESRGMSDEITVEIKGTSTQVQLAQQLIQEFMSNHKDPVTSGDYRDSSYRSSYSQMGSTSSLSTQPYGGYGGSSSNVGGYPTFRL is encoded by the exons ATGGAAATTGCAAACGCCACGGAGAACGGTTCGGCCAAGACTCAGCCTCCCACCACCACCGCCCAAAACCCTTCAGAAGCAGCTTCCCTTAATCCTGCAATAGAGAAGTGGCCCGGATGGCCAGGCCACTGCGTGTTTCGGCTGATTGTGCCAGTTTTGAAAGTGGGGAGCATAATTGGCCGCAAAGGGGAGCTCATTAAGAAGATGTGCGAGGAAACCCGCGCTCGCATCCGCGTCCTTGATGGTGCTCTTGGCACTGCTGATCGCATT GTGCTAGTATCAGGGAAGGAAGAACCAGAGGCACTTCTTTCCCCTGCGATGGATGCTGCTCTAAGAGTTTTCAAACGCATCTCTGGGTTACCTGATAACGAAAGGGATGCTAAAGCAGCTGGAGCTGCATTTTGTTCAATCCGTTTGCTGGTAGCATATACACaagcaattaatttaattggaaAACAGGGCTCTGTAATTAAGTCATTACAAGAGAGCACAGGTGCATCTGTGAGGGTGTTGCCAGCAG CAGATGAATTGCCATCTTATGCGGCAGCATATGAGAGGATTGTGGAGTTGCAGGGAGAAGCCCTGAAGGTTCTTAAAGCTCTTGAAGAAGTGGTGGGGCACCTGAGAAAATTTTTGGTTGATCACAGTGTTCTTCCTCTTTTTGAAAAAACG GATCTTCAAGCAGAGACTCGGGCTGAAAAGTTGTCTCTGCTTACGGCTTCTCAAAGTGGAATTGGTATCGATCTTCCTGTTACAGCAAGAGGGGATTCTTTGTTCCTTGAACATGAAACACAGTTGGAGTCACGAATTCCATCTTCTGGAATTTCTTTCTATACACAGGATCCCACGCTTTCGGCAATATATTCTTCTTCTGGACTTGTTCGATCTGTTGTTCCTATTGTCACACAG ATTGCTCAAACAATGCAAATACCATTTTCTTATGCCGAGGACATCATTGGGATAGGAGGAGCTAATATTGCACATATTCGCCGCACTAGTGGAGCTGTCATAACTGTGCAAGAGAGTAGGGGCATGTCTGATGAAATAACTGTGgaaattaaaggtacctcaacACAGGTTCAATTGGCTCAACAACTGATTCAG GAATTTATGAGCAATCACAAAGATCCGGTAACAAGCGGCGACTATAGAGACTCAAGTTATAGGTCCTCGTACTCTCAGATGGGGAGCACATCTTCACTATCAACACAACCCTATGGCGGATATGGGGGATCTTCTTCAAATGTAGGTGGCTACCCTACTTTTAGGCTTTAA